Below is a genomic region from Bradyrhizobium sp. 1(2017).
TCAGTGATGAAATGGACACCAGCCATGGTGCCGTCGATCCAGACCAGCTCGCAGCGTCGATAGGCGAGGCCGGTCGAAGACAGCAGCATGAAGAACTCTTTGGCCTGGAGCACGTCGAGCGTGCCCTCGACCTCGATCTTGGCTCCGCTTTGCGACACGTCCAGCAGGACGCAACTGCGTCGCCAGGTACCGTCAGAACCCATGAGGTTGACCGGCTGCTTGTGGTCCATTTTCACGCGAGACGCTTTGCGACCGTCGAACCTCATCGGCTAACCCCCATCTTTGCGCCGCGACTTCCCCGACTGCTCTCCTTGACGTTCGCGGCAATTTCTCCCCAACGCACCGTCCACTGGCTGGTTGACAAGAGGAGCGTCTCGAACATGTGCTGCGCGCGTTCGCGTTCGGCGATCGAAAGTCTTGTGCCACTGCGGTTGCTCAAGATGGCAAGCGTGGTCTGCCAGTTCAGCCGCGAGGCACGGCATGCCATGACGAGACCTTCGCAATCATCGTCGGTCATCACATGCTCGACGATCTCGATGGGGGTTCCCGAAAGCACTGACAGGGCTGTGAACAAATTGGCGGTCTCCCCGCGGATCGCGAAGCGGTTCACCGTGGAATCGTTGAGCTTGCCGATGCGGTTGAGCGCAACGATCTCCGGCCGCGCGCTCGCATAGGCGGCCGCGCAGGGAAGCTTGGGCGGGACTGGAGCGGTCGATGTCGATTGGCGCGAGGTGGTGGCCTTCGGCACTGTGTCGGACTCGGGGCACGCGAGGCCGACAGCAATTCTCGCATGACCGCATCGGGCGTGTCGGGCCTGAGTGCCAGCGCCTTCGTGATTTCATCATCGGCTTGGCACCTCTCGGCGAGCGCGACGTACGCGGCATCAGAGAAGCGTGCCTCCGTGTTGCCGATCAGCACGAGACAAGCACTGCGGGCGCCGCCCTTGATCAGTGCCTCGATCACCGGCGGATCGATCGGCGCTCGGGCGGCGATCGCATCTTGCTGGCGTTCGCCGCTCGAACCCGCGATCGACTGGAGATCGGCCGTGGAGAGTGACCGCGATCTGAGCAGGACAGGGCACGCCACCGTCGGATCGGGATGTGAGGCGAGACGTCGCACCGTCTTCGGCGGAGCTATCTCGAGATCGGCCAGCGCCGTGCTGAGCTGAATCAGCGCCCCGGCCTCGACGCGCTCCATCAAGCGCAGCAGAACGCCGTCAGTCACATGGGCGAGCAATTCCTGGGGCCGGTCGCCACGGCTTGTGAGCAACCGCAAAATGCCGGAGAGGATGCGCGTGCAGCGATCCGGCGGACACGTTGCGACCGCGTCTTCCAGCTCGACCAGAATATCAGCAGGCGAATTTGCCTTCATGGCAGGAGCCTGAAAATGAAATAAATCTGACGATCAAACGATCGCCATTTCGCCTGAAAAACGTTAAGGTGAATTTTAGACGCTGCGCTTTTCGGTATTGTTGCACCGTCAATTGTACTCAAACGCTATCGAAATTCGGCGAGGCAGGGCGGCCAGACTTGTCCTTTCGGCGGGACGCTCGCCAATTGATCAGAACAGGTTAGGATCGATTCTATCGGTGCGCGGGAACGCCGAGGGGGGAGCGAACCGGCACTGAGGCCGGACGCAGGTTTAACGCTACGCTGCGTTTTTATTTAAATGAACAGCATTGATGATGTGCCCAGACCGGCACTCAATACATTTCGTTTTTCGGACGTCGACGAATTCCGGAACGCCATACGCGGGCTGAATTTCGAATTTACGCCTTTCGTACGGAAGATTTCGGCCGAACAGACGATCCTATCGCTACCCGGCTGCGACGTGAATTTGACGCGCGCATTTCCTCGGGTCGTCGATGCACAGCTCGTCGGGAATTGCACGGCGATCGGCCTCACAATGGACGACCTCAATGTTCCTATTCGCTTCAATGGCTCGCAACGCGCGCGACCGGCGGTGGTCATTGGCACCGGCGGCGCGGCCTATACCAGCATCGAGGAAGTGCAGCGGCAAATCGCCTCAGTGGTCTTCAGGCCGGAGGTGAGGGATCGCGGCTGGCCGCCCACGCTCACAAGCTTCAAGATTTTTGAAATCTCCGCGGCTGGTTTGCACCGGCTGCGCAGCGTGGTTCGTGAGGTGATGTCCGAGGCGTCCAAGCCGATCGAGGCGTCGGAGCTGTCATTGAAGAGCGCGGCCATGAAGGAATCGCTGCTCGGAGCCGTTGACGACGCTTTCGAAAGCGTCGTTTCGGCTCGCTGGACCCTGCACTCCAATGACGGACGGAACTTCAAGATTTTTCAGGATATCAACACGCTGATTTCTGAGGATCTGTCGCAGCCGATGTACAGTGACGAGATCGCGCGCAAGCTCGGGCTGTCCGTCCGCACCATGCACGACGTCGTCCGCCGCTATCGCGGCATGAGCTTGCACCGCTACCTGCGCCTGCGCCGGCTGTGGCTGGTGCGCCGGCGGCTTCTGGCGGGAGCCGATAGCGTCAAGGGGGTCGCGCTGGCGTTCGGTTTCTGGCATCTCAGCGATTTCTCCAGAAGCTATCGCGACCAGTTCGGCGAGACGCCATCGCAAACGCTGGACCGCGGTCGCGGGCACCGGCGCTAGCGCAATAAAACGATCAGGCGCCGCTGACCTTTCGTGCTACTTTGCCGGCCATGAGCAATCGCATTCTCGTTTTCTACGGTTCCTACCGGTCCGACCGCATGGGCGTCCGCCTTGCGAATTTCGTCATCAATGGTCTGCGCGGCCGCGGCGAGGATGTCGAGTTCATCGACGCCAAGGCGATCGGCCTGCCGATGCTCGATCGCATGTACAAGGAATATCCCAAGGGCTCGGCGCCCGAGGCATTGGAGACGCTGGCCGGACAGATCCGCGGCGCCGACGGCTTCGTCTTCGTCACCGGCGAATACAACTGGGGCATCCAGCCCGGCCTGAAGAATCTCACCGATCATTTCCTCGAAGAATGGTTCTGGCGACCGGCCGCGATCGTGAGCTATTCGGCGGGCCGCTTGTCCGGTGCGCGCGCCGCGACCGCCTGGCACGGCACGCTGTCGGAGATGGGCATGGTCGTGGTGTCGAGCACCATCGGCGTCGGACCGGTCGCGCAGACGCTGTCGGAAGCCGGCGAGCCAATCGGCGATGGCGGCAAGGCGCTGGAGCGCTCGTTCCCGCGCTTCGCCGACGATCTCAATTGGTGGATCGAGGCCGCCAAGGCGCAGCGTGCGCGCAAGGCGCCGCCTTATTGAGCCTTCTTACGCCGCCCTGACCTCACCGAGGAAGCGGTCGAACTGGCCGGCGAGATCGCGAGACTGGGTCGAGAGCTGCTCGGCGGCACCCAGCACCTCCCTTGCGGCAGTTCCCGTATCGTCGGCGGCGCGTTGCACGCCCGAGATGTTGCTGTTGACCTCCTGGGTGCCGCGCGCGGCCTCCTGGACGCTGCGGGCGATCTCCTTGGTTGCCGAGCCCTGTTCCTCGATCGCCGCGGCAATCGCCGTGCCGATCTGGTCGATTTCGCTGATGACCTCGGCGACGTTGCGGATCGCGGCCACGGTCTCGTCGCTCGCGGCCTGGATCGCGTTGATCTGCTCGGAAATTTCGGTCGTGGCCTTGGCAGTCTGGCCGGCCAGCGACTTCACTTCGGAGGCAACCACGGCAAAGCCGCGGCCGGCATCGCCGGCGCGGGCGGCCTCAATGGTCGCGTTCAGCGCGAGCAGGTTGGTCTGCTCGGCGATGCTCTGGATCAGCGTGACGACGTCGCCGATCTTTTGGGCGCCTTCGGCGAGCGCGCGGGCGGTGTCGCCGGTGCGGCGGGCATTGTCGACGGCGCGGGCCGCGATCTCGGTCGATTGCGCGACCTGACGGCCGATCTCGGCGATCGAGGAGGTCAGCTCCTCGGTGGCGCTGGCCACGGTCTGCACGTTGGTCGAGGTCTGTTCGGAGGCGGCGGCGACCACCGCGGCCTGGCTGTTGGTCTGGGCCGCGGTCGAGGTCATCGACTGGGCGGTGCTTTCCATCGTGGAGGAGGCGCGGGAGAGGCCGCCGACGAGCTCGGTGACCTTGGCCTCGAAGGCGCGGGTGAGGTCGTCGAGCGCCTGGGCGCGGCGCATCTTGCCGTCGTTTTCGGCCTGCTTCTCAGCCGCGAGCCGGTCGGCCCGGATCATGTTGTCCTTGAACACCTGAACGGCGGCGGCCATCGCGCCGATCTCGTCGGAGCGTTCGGCACCGGGGATCTCTTCGGCAAGGTCGCCGTCGGCAAGGCGCGACATCCGGCCCGTCAGGCCGACGATCGGGGCGCAGACGCGGCGGCGGACCATCACGATCAGGCCGGCGCTGGCGCCCAGCACGGCGAGGAGGCCGGCGAGCGCGATGGTGAAGCTGGTGCGCGCGGCGGAGGAAGCGCCTGCGAGGATTTGTTCGGCGTTGTCATAGAGCGCATCGCGAACGCCGATGATGGAGCCGAGGCCCTTTTGCGAGGCCGCATAATAGGTGTCGACGTCGTGCTCGTACTTGCCGCTGACGGCGCCGTCCTTGACCATCTTGAGCTCGCGGCCGAATTCCTCGACGTAGCGCGAATTCATCGTCTCCAGCGCCGCGCCGACATTGGCCGGGGTTGCCGGATGGCCGCGCAGCTCCATCAGCGCCATCACGATCTGGTCGCTTCGGCCCTGCATCCGGGCGACGTCGGCCTTCTCGGCGTCGGTTGCGACCTTCTTCCCGCCGACGAGGTTCTTGTGGACGCTGGCATTGAGGCCGCCGATGTCGCGCAGCGTCATGGCGATGTTGGCGTAGTTGGCCTGGCGGAAGGCATCGCCATTGAGGATCGCCATGCGGCGCACCTGCTCGTTGAGCAGGGCGGTGACCCCGGCGTTGAGCACCGCGTTGTCGGCGACGACCTTCCTGGCGGCGTCCTTGCGCGCTTCCGCCGGTCCCGCAATCGCCTTGTCGATGGCCTCGCGCAGCGCCGTGAACTTCGAATTGATGGCGTCGATCTCGGTACCGATGGTGCTGCCGTCGTCGAACGGACCGGGCAACTCCTTGCGCAGCGCATTCATCCTGTCACGGGCAACGTCGGTCTGCTTGCGCAGCTTGTCGTGCTCGGAGAGCTGCGCGGGATCGACGGTGGCGGGCCCGTAGAGGATGTTGGTAGCAAAGCCGCGCTCGGGGTTGAGATAGCGCGGGATGTCGCTGGCCGCGCGCACGATCGCCAGGCGGCCTTGCGCCTCGCTGATTCGCTCCATCGTCTGATATTTCGTCACGGCGACGTAGACGGCGAGGCCGCCGCCGACGGTCGAGAGCGAGACGATGGCGGTGGTCAGGAGCGTACCGATTTTCATGATCTGTCCGGCAATTGGCGCAGGGGAAGTATTTTGCACGGACGATAGGCAGGCGATCTTAATCCCGGGTTTACGCTCCGGCCCGCCGGAGCTCGCCTCAGGCGTAGGTCGCGCTCACGGTTCCCAGCGGACCGAAATCGGCGACGTAAGTCTCCCCGGCCTTCGGCCGCAGCATGCCCGTCAGCGTGCCCGTGCTGACGGTCTGGCCGGCCTTGAGACCGATGCCGGTGCGCGACAGCTCGTTGGCGAGCCAGGTGAGCGGCACCAGCGGATGGTCGATCGCCTCCGCAGCGCTGCCGCGGCGCCTCTCGACGCCATTGCAATTGAGGATGACGTTCTGATTGGCGATGTCGCGGTTGCGCCAGTCGACGATGGACTCTCCAAGCACGATCGTTCCGGATCCGCAGCCGTCGGCTATGATCGCGGGCATCGGCGGAAACGCCGCGTCGTGAACGAAGCGGCATTGCGCGAGCTCGATGCCGGGATGCAGCGAGACGACGGCATCGCCGACCTCGTCCACCGCATAGGGCTTCGAGCGCGGCGGCAGGTCGGCACCGAGGCGTGCCTGGTACTCGACCTCCGGAATCGGGCTGCATTGCCTGGCGTGTTCGACGCTTGCGGGCGAGGCCTTGATCAGGGGCGCGAATACCCGACCATAGATCGGCGAGGAGGTGCGAAGCTGGCGCTGGAGCCCGGCCTTCATGCCGGCGATCTTCCAGCCGACGACATCCCAGCCCAATTCCTCCTCGACCATCCGCGCGATACGGTACGCGGTGTCGGCGTCCGGCGGCACCAGCCTCTCGTCGAGGCCGCTTTGTTGCCGGCCCTCGCGGCGCAGATTGGCGAGATGACGGGCGAGTTCGCGTTGCCGGGACAAATCCATTGCTGCGTTCCGATCTATTGGGTTGGGCGGGTGAGGGCGGCGGTCAGCACCGTCTCCAGTTCCTCTTGAACCTGATCCAGCGCAGCGGCGCTGCGGCTCGCGCGGCACATCGCGACCGTGCCTTCGATCGAGGCGACGACGAGTGTGGCAAGCCGCTCGGCTCGTTCCGCAGCCAGCCCTTCGCGCAGCAAGGCGGCGCGCATGATCTGCCGCCAGTCGGCGAAGACGCCGTCGGCAAGATCGAGCAGATGTCCCTGCGCCGTCTCGTCGTCCTTGTCGGAGGCCTCGCCGACATAGCGGTCGACGGCGACGGCGAGCACCGGGCAGCCCGCGGCGAAGCCGGTCGCCTCCAGCCGGCGGCGCCACGATGCGACGAAAGCTGCCAGGCCGCCGATCACGCCGCGTTCGTTCATGGCCCTCTCCAGGGGGATGGACACCTGCTTGCCGGCAAAGATTACGGCCTCAGCGATCAACTGCCGCTTGCCGTCCGGAAAGTGGTGGCTGATCGAGCCGCGCGGCGTCGCCGTATGGCGCACGACGTCGCGCATGCTGGTGGCATTAACGCCGTGCCGGCTCATCAGGTCGGCGGCGCCGGCGATCATCTTGTCACGTGTGCTTGAGGTCATCGGGAGTCCCGCAAATGGCGTCCTCATCTAGCTATGACGCTTGACATAGGCAAGTCATCCTGAAATATGACGAATGTCATAATGTAAAAAGGGGCGTCACTTGACCATCATCACCGTGACCGCACCTGCCGGCCGGCTCAGCCTGGCGCAGCGCCGCCTGCTTGCGGAAAGCCTGTCCGATGCCGTGCTCGAGCCCGAGATCGGCCAGCATGCGCCAGCAGCGCGAATGGGCTTTCAGGTCCACTTCGCGGACTTGCCGGCCGACTGCATGGCGATCGGCGGCCGGCTCCTCTCGGACCAGCCGCGCGACATCATGACGGTCAACATCGCGGTGATGAACGCAGCCTGGCCTGCCGAGGTGCGAGCCGAGGTGATCCGCACCGTGCTGGCGCGGCTCGCCGAGGCCTGCGGGATGCCAGCGCCTGCGCCAACCTGGTGGGTCAATTTCGAGATCATCGCGGAGGGAAGCTGGGGCTCGCGCGGCGGCGTGCTTTCGATCCTTCAGCTCCTGGAGACCGGCGTGTTCACGCCGGAGCGGATCACCGCCATTCGCGCAGCACTTCAGCCGACGGCCTGACCGGCTGCCAACACCAAGCGATCAATCATGGAGAGAAGCAAATGAGCGAGGGACACATTCGCACCGAGGTCCACGGCCATGTCCTCAGGATCATCATCGACAATCCCACGAAGAAAAACGCGTTCACGCCGGCGATGATGGAGCAATTGTCGGATGCGCTGACCGAGTTGCACGACAACGAAGCCTACCGCGCTGGCGTGCTCTGCGCCGAAGGCAGGGATTTCACTGCCGGTCTCGACATGCCGAAATTCTTCGGGCCTTCCGCCGAAAAGCGCAACGTCAAGGAGGGCAATGTCGATCCGTTCGGGCTCAGCAAGCGTTGCCGCAAGCCTGTTATCACCGCCGTTCAGGGGATCGTATTCACCATCGGTATCGAGCTGATGCTCGCCGGTGACATCGTGGTGGCCGCCGCGGATTCACGCTTTTGCCAGATGGAGTCCAAGCGCGGCATCGCCCCGCTCGGCGGCGCGCATTTCCGCTTCCTGTCGCGCGCCGGCTGGGGCGACGCGATGTACCATCTGTTTTTGTGCGACGAGTTTTCGGCCGAACGCGCCCAGGCGATCGGCCTCGTCCAGGAGGTCGTGCCACCTGGTGAGCAAATCGAGCGGGCGATGGCGCTCGCCGCCATCATCGCGCGCAATGCGCCGCTCGGCATCCAGGTCACCAAGGAAGCGGCGGCCAAATATGTCGAGGGGGGCGAGGCGGCGGCGATCGCCTACATCCCGAACATTCGCGGCCGCGTGCTCGGCAGTGGCGACGCGAAGGAGGGCATT
It encodes:
- a CDS encoding PilZ domain-containing protein, with amino-acid sequence MRFDGRKASRVKMDHKQPVNLMGSDGTWRRSCVLLDVSQSGAKIEVEGTLDVLQAKEFFMLLSSTGLAYRRCELVWIDGTMAGVHFITDGRKKSASAPASAQNAVQSK
- a CDS encoding DUF2336 domain-containing protein; amino-acid sequence: MVALNRIGKLNDSTVNRFAIRGETANLFTALSVLSGTPIEIVEHVMTDDDCEGLVMACRASRLNWQTTLAILSNRSGTRLSIAERERAQHMFETLLLSTSQWTVRWGEIAANVKESSRGSRGAKMGVSR
- a CDS encoding DUF2336 domain-containing protein, giving the protein MKANSPADILVELEDAVATCPPDRCTRILSGILRLLTSRGDRPQELLAHVTDGVLLRLMERVEAGALIQLSTALADLEIAPPKTVRRLASHPDPTVACPVLLRSRSLSTADLQSIAGSSGERQQDAIAARAPIDPPVIEALIKGGARSACLVLIGNTEARFSDAAYVALAERCQADDEITKALALRPDTPDAVMRELLSASRAPSPTQCRRPPPRANRHRPLQSRPSFPARPPMRARGRRSLRSTASASSTIPR
- a CDS encoding AraC family transcriptional regulator, producing the protein MNSIDDVPRPALNTFRFSDVDEFRNAIRGLNFEFTPFVRKISAEQTILSLPGCDVNLTRAFPRVVDAQLVGNCTAIGLTMDDLNVPIRFNGSQRARPAVVIGTGGAAYTSIEEVQRQIASVVFRPEVRDRGWPPTLTSFKIFEISAAGLHRLRSVVREVMSEASKPIEASELSLKSAAMKESLLGAVDDAFESVVSARWTLHSNDGRNFKIFQDINTLISEDLSQPMYSDEIARKLGLSVRTMHDVVRRYRGMSLHRYLRLRRLWLVRRRLLAGADSVKGVALAFGFWHLSDFSRSYRDQFGETPSQTLDRGRGHRR
- a CDS encoding NADPH-dependent FMN reductase; protein product: MSNRILVFYGSYRSDRMGVRLANFVINGLRGRGEDVEFIDAKAIGLPMLDRMYKEYPKGSAPEALETLAGQIRGADGFVFVTGEYNWGIQPGLKNLTDHFLEEWFWRPAAIVSYSAGRLSGARAATAWHGTLSEMGMVVVSSTIGVGPVAQTLSEAGEPIGDGGKALERSFPRFADDLNWWIEAAKAQRARKAPPY
- a CDS encoding methyl-accepting chemotaxis protein encodes the protein MKIGTLLTTAIVSLSTVGGGLAVYVAVTKYQTMERISEAQGRLAIVRAASDIPRYLNPERGFATNILYGPATVDPAQLSEHDKLRKQTDVARDRMNALRKELPGPFDDGSTIGTEIDAINSKFTALREAIDKAIAGPAEARKDAARKVVADNAVLNAGVTALLNEQVRRMAILNGDAFRQANYANIAMTLRDIGGLNASVHKNLVGGKKVATDAEKADVARMQGRSDQIVMALMELRGHPATPANVGAALETMNSRYVEEFGRELKMVKDGAVSGKYEHDVDTYYAASQKGLGSIIGVRDALYDNAEQILAGASSAARTSFTIALAGLLAVLGASAGLIVMVRRRVCAPIVGLTGRMSRLADGDLAEEIPGAERSDEIGAMAAAVQVFKDNMIRADRLAAEKQAENDGKMRRAQALDDLTRAFEAKVTELVGGLSRASSTMESTAQSMTSTAAQTNSQAAVVAAASEQTSTNVQTVASATEELTSSIAEIGRQVAQSTEIAARAVDNARRTGDTARALAEGAQKIGDVVTLIQSIAEQTNLLALNATIEAARAGDAGRGFAVVASEVKSLAGQTAKATTEISEQINAIQAASDETVAAIRNVAEVISEIDQIGTAIAAAIEEQGSATKEIARSVQEAARGTQEVNSNISGVQRAADDTGTAAREVLGAAEQLSTQSRDLAGQFDRFLGEVRAA
- a CDS encoding 2-keto-4-pentenoate hydratase — its product is MDLSRQRELARHLANLRREGRQQSGLDERLVPPDADTAYRIARMVEEELGWDVVGWKIAGMKAGLQRQLRTSSPIYGRVFAPLIKASPASVEHARQCSPIPEVEYQARLGADLPPRSKPYAVDEVGDAVVSLHPGIELAQCRFVHDAAFPPMPAIIADGCGSGTIVLGESIVDWRNRDIANQNVILNCNGVERRRGSAAEAIDHPLVPLTWLANELSRTGIGLKAGQTVSTGTLTGMLRPKAGETYVADFGPLGTVSATYA
- a CDS encoding TetR/AcrR family transcriptional regulator — encoded protein: MIAGAADLMSRHGVNATSMRDVVRHTATPRGSISHHFPDGKRQLIAEAVIFAGKQVSIPLERAMNERGVIGGLAAFVASWRRRLEATGFAAGCPVLAVAVDRYVGEASDKDDETAQGHLLDLADGVFADWRQIMRAALLREGLAAERAERLATLVVASIEGTVAMCRASRSAAALDQVQEELETVLTAALTRPTQ
- a CDS encoding tautomerase family protein, with amino-acid sequence MTIITVTAPAGRLSLAQRRLLAESLSDAVLEPEIGQHAPAARMGFQVHFADLPADCMAIGGRLLSDQPRDIMTVNIAVMNAAWPAEVRAEVIRTVLARLAEACGMPAPAPTWWVNFEIIAEGSWGSRGGVLSILQLLETGVFTPERITAIRAALQPTA
- a CDS encoding crotonase/enoyl-CoA hydratase family protein, whose protein sequence is MSEGHIRTEVHGHVLRIIIDNPTKKNAFTPAMMEQLSDALTELHDNEAYRAGVLCAEGRDFTAGLDMPKFFGPSAEKRNVKEGNVDPFGLSKRCRKPVITAVQGIVFTIGIELMLAGDIVVAAADSRFCQMESKRGIAPLGGAHFRFLSRAGWGDAMYHLFLCDEFSAERAQAIGLVQEVVPPGEQIERAMALAAIIARNAPLGIQVTKEAAAKYVEGGEAAAIAYIPNIRGRVLGSGDAKEGIQSFIERRAAVFQGR